Within Candidatus Thorarchaeota archaeon, the genomic segment ATCTCTACTACGGCTCGTGCTGCATATTCAGTGTCCTCTCTTGAGACCATCCGGTTGAATGCAAATCGAACCCGTTCTCCATATTCCCCATATACTAGCACGCCTCGTTTCTTTAGCTCCGCAGCAAGTCCAGCTGCATCAATGTTGAGGTTATCTAGACCAATGAACAGAAGATTAGTTTCAGGTCTGTTGAGAACGAGTCCCTCCACCTTTGTGAGTTCCTTGTAGAAGAGCTGTGCATTGTCGTGATCCTCTTTCAGACGGTCTATCATCTTCTCTAATGCAACGATTCCCGGGGCTGCAATGATGCCTGCCTGTCGCATTCCACCGCCCAGTCGCTTTCTGACCCTTAATGCGTCGTGTATGAACTCCTCTGTCCCCGCGACGAGGGAGCCAATAGGTGCGGAGAGGCCTTTGCTGAGGCATATCTGGACCGAATCGATTTCCTTGACAAGCCTACTAGCTGGGATATCAAGAGCCACAGCAGCATTGAACAGTCGTGCGCCATCGCAGTGTATTTTCATATCATGGTCATGGGCTACTCTAGCAAGAGCCTCCATTTTGTCTGGAGGCACAATGACGCCTCCTGCGTAATTATGCGTGTTTTCAATGACGACCATTGCGGTGCGTGCATAATGTGGATTATCCGGACTAATGACGCTCTCCAAGGTCTCAGGAGTGATATAGCCTCTGACCCCATCAACCGGCTTGGGAAAGAGTCCTCCTAACGAGGCCATGGCACCTGCCTCAAAGAGGAAGGTGTGTGACATTCGTTCCACAACGACCTCTTCACCTGGTCGTGCCTGAGTCAATAACGAGATCACGTTGCCCTGTGTTCCTGATGTGACCAGCAGCGCAGCCTCTTTTCCAAGGATGCGCGCAGCCTTTTCCTGTAGCTCTATGACTACCTCATCTTCACCCGCGACATCATCACCGAGTCTTCCTTCTCTATGGGCCTGTACAATAGCATCGATCATATCGTCGGTCGGGAGTGTAAAGGTGTCACTGCGGAGTTCGATCTGCTTCATGTTCGATTCGCTTCGTTATGCTTTACACATGACAAACCATTCTATGAATTTAGGTTTGTGATTCGTGCCTTCTAAGTAAGCTATAAAGCCTTGAGGGCAGCAGGCGTGTAAGGAGATACACGGACATGGACTCTGAGCTGGGCTATCTTGACAAGGTCCGAAAATTCAGGCGCGATGCGCGTCTATACATTCTTACAGGTATGATGACGGCCTTCTCATTTGGTATCTCCAATGTGATCTTCAATCTCTATTTCTTAGAGGTCGGTTTTGGTGAGGACTTTATCGGGTTCTTTCTCTCGATTTCGCTCTTTGCCTCATCAGGCATCGCATTGATTGCTGGTGTTCTCTCGGATAGAGTCAGCAGGAAGAAGATGGTCATCATTGCTAATCTGGTTTCATTGATCGCCTTCTTTGTCCAGTATACATTTCTGAATCCGATCGGTCTTATTATCTCGCAGGCAGTTCTCGGGCTGGCGATTGCCTTTAACTCGGTTTCATGGTCTCCCTATATCACCGAGTTGACGACGAATGAAGAACGGGCCCATCTCTTTGGTGTCAGCGGTGGCCTGTCACTTCTCAGTGTGCTTGCAGGAAACATTCTTGGTGGTTTTCTTCCTGGACTACTGTTGCGAGGATTCGAACAGATCTCCAGTCTTGCTATTGCCTATCGATGGACTCTCTGGCTCAGTCTCATTCCCTATGCTATTGGGATCCTTGTCATATTCTCTATGACTGGTGACACTCCAGATGTTTCCAGTCTTGTTCGATTTAGTAGAAAGGACGTGAAACATTGGGGCTTTATCGGGCGCTATGCTCTTGTTGTAGCGACAGTGGGGCTTGGCGCCGGAATGATAGTGATGTTCTTCAACATCTTCTTCTCGGCAGAGGCCACCTTTGGCGCCAGTCCTGAACTAATTGGCATCATCTTTGGCATCAACACAATTGTCTTGGCCATCGGGAATTTTGTTGCTCCTGCACTGGCTGATCGTTTTGGGAAGGTCCGTACTGTTGTAGTGACGGAACTGTTTTCGATTCCCTTTCTACTCATGATCGCTTGGGCAACGACCTTGGAGCTTGCAGTGCTTGCGTATGTATCTCGGACTGCATTGATGAATATGGCTGGTCCTGTGTCGCAAGCGTTCTTCATGGAGTCGCTGACAAAGAATGAACGTTCGACGGCCTCGGGAATTGTCAATACAGGCGATTCATTCGCACGAGGCATTGCAGCAAATATTGGCGGTTGGCTCTTAGCTCAGGGTTTCTATCGTCTGCCGTATCTCCTAGTTTCAGGTCTGTATCTCCTTGCTGTAATCCTATTCTATGTATTCTTCCATGACAAAGAAAAAGAGCTGAAGGCTCGTGAGAGTGCAGAGATTCTCAAAGAGCCATCAAAAGAGCTAGAGTTTGATTCTACCTGATGAAGATGGAACTGGTCCATCCCGTCTACGGATACATATCGAAGGCCCGCTTTGAAATCTCCTCATCGGCCGGGAAGATGAGCGGTATCGACGTGTAGATCGTCTCACATGGGGATCCTTTAGCGACGTGGAAGACCATCTTAGGTTTCCCGGTTTCCGATACATGATCGATCTCTACAACATAGCTCATGACGGTCTTTGCATCTCCATCCTTTTCGGGATGCATGCAAATACTGGACTGTCCCTTCTGTTCACCGTGATCCTTGAGTAACTCAAAGATATCCTTGACATTGTCCACATTCTTGATCAGTTCATAGCCTCGCTCAACACGTCTGACTGATGTGTCATACATGGTTTCGGTGTCAAGCATTATGTGATGGCTCGATCTGAGGACTTTACGTTTTGATGTCTCAACTGAATAATCATCAAGAGCT encodes:
- a CDS encoding aminotransferase class I/II-fold pyridoxal phosphate-dependent enzyme, with translation MKQIELRSDTFTLPTDDMIDAIVQAHREGRLGDDVAGEDEVVIELQEKAARILGKEAALLVTSGTQGNVISLLTQARPGEEVVVERMSHTFLFEAGAMASLGGLFPKPVDGVRGYITPETLESVISPDNPHYARTAMVVIENTHNYAGGVIVPPDKMEALARVAHDHDMKIHCDGARLFNAAVALDIPASRLVKEIDSVQICLSKGLSAPIGSLVAGTEEFIHDALRVRKRLGGGMRQAGIIAAPGIVALEKMIDRLKEDHDNAQLFYKELTKVEGLVLNRPETNLLFIGLDNLNIDAAGLAAELKKRGVLVYGEYGERVRFAFNRMVSREDTEYAARAVVEILEKAGLKK
- a CDS encoding MFS transporter, with amino-acid sequence MDSELGYLDKVRKFRRDARLYILTGMMTAFSFGISNVIFNLYFLEVGFGEDFIGFFLSISLFASSGIALIAGVLSDRVSRKKMVIIANLVSLIAFFVQYTFLNPIGLIISQAVLGLAIAFNSVSWSPYITELTTNEERAHLFGVSGGLSLLSVLAGNILGGFLPGLLLRGFEQISSLAIAYRWTLWLSLIPYAIGILVIFSMTGDTPDVSSLVRFSRKDVKHWGFIGRYALVVATVGLGAGMIVMFFNIFFSAEATFGASPELIGIIFGINTIVLAIGNFVAPALADRFGKVRTVVVTELFSIPFLLMIAWATTLELAVLAYVSRTALMNMAGPVSQAFFMESLTKNERSTASGIVNTGDSFARGIAANIGGWLLAQGFYRLPYLLVSGLYLLAVILFYVFFHDKEKELKARESAEILKEPSKELEFDST
- a CDS encoding C45 family peptidase; amino-acid sequence: MTSFAGAVILPELQKTLLFKNRDMNTEHQKDTLFYDVDCFGVKGINVVTGDVSGLAIGVNRYGLTVANTHVRNTDNPSYHELTEQILMFAKDAEDGLSMVEDHLKSGRKYQWGNLILADLDSVLAIEIALDDYSVETSKRKVLRSSHHIMLDTETMYDTSVRRVERGYELIKNVDNVKDIFELLKDHGEQKGQSSICMHPEKDGDAKTVMSYVVEIDHVSETGKPKMVFHVAKGSPCETIYTSIPLIFPADEEISKRAFDMYP